From Pleuronectes platessa chromosome 17, fPlePla1.1, whole genome shotgun sequence, one genomic window encodes:
- the taf1a gene encoding TATA box-binding protein-associated factor RNA polymerase I subunit A isoform X1 encodes MMDDVEGELRRPEGDLDDDHNLSDNTSSRRNRKSMFSPGIPMCVETLKETGFHQSTRRCLERIREAMLHHRWQEAAEFMACYPQTLENTTRSSTKQYKEVIWRLSTEILHHHHNSKMEDYNNIYERIKHSGVKHYLMISLEHSFHMLLNGHIEDAKRHLLAAESWRYGRESTDQYQKVKLIQAYRSLLDYIIWCDKKFTLSGGNFNDPVGNQEMENYFRQASVNLKDILKNPGVWDQFILSYVEMLEFYEDHDEALNVLNDYAYDNNFPPNPNAHVFLYQYLKRHNAPGTKLMKALKILCVSVPSHELMLEYGSLLLQSEKASHLPKALGVVLEMLDFACWRSNLDVWKHLKAVIQKLQLREDWRKVVLEKMAGRKDWWPVLHFTSFHARKDSEENPELMEVKASLREVLCPDITLKYCAAGSSS; translated from the exons ATGATGGACGACGTGGAGGGAGAGCTGAGACGTCCTGAAGGAGACTTGGATGATGACCACAACCTTTCAGACAATACCTCTTCCAGAAGAAATAGAAAATCCATGTTCTCACCGGGTATTCCCATGTGTGTAG AAACATTGAAGGAAACTGGGTTCCACCAGAGCACCAGGCGCTGTCTTGAGCGCATCAGAGAGGCAATGCTGCATCATAGATGGCAGGAGGCAGCAGAATTTATGGCGTGTTATCCCCAAACATTAGAAAACACTACTCGCAGCTCCACAAAGCAATATAAAGAg GTTATTTGGAGACTCAGCACTGAGATCCTTCACCATCACCACAACTCAAAGATGGAGGATTACAACAACATCTATGAACGAATAAAACACTCAGGAGTAAAACATTACCTGATG ATCAGTCTGGAACATTCCTTCCACATGCTGCTCAACGGCCACATTGAAGATGCAAAGCGTCACCTGTTGGCTGCTGAAAGCTGGAGGTATGGGAGAGAGTCAACGGACCAGTACCAGAAGGTGAAGCTGATCCAGGCCTACAGGAGCCTGCTAGATTACATCATCTGGTGTGACAAGAAGTTCACACTCTCTGGCGGCA ACTTTAATGACCCTGTGGGCAACCAGGAGATGGAGAACTATTTCAGACAGGCTTCTGTGAATCTGAAGGATATTTTGAAAAATCCTGGAGTCTGGGATCAGTTCATACTGAGTTATGTTGAG ATGCTGGAGTTCTATGAGGATCACGATGAGGCTCTGAATGTCCTGAACGACTACGCATATGACAACAACTTTCCTCCTAATCCCAATGCACACGTCTTTCTGTACCAGTACCTAAAGCGACACAATGCTCCGGGGACCAAACTGATGAAAGCGTTGAAG ATCCTCTGTGTATCAGTCCCCAGCCATGAGTTGATGTTGGAGTATGGCTCTCTCCTGCTTCAGTCAG AGAAAGCCAGTCATTTGCCCAAAGCTTTAGGAGTCGTTCTGGAAATGCTGGATTTCGCCTGCTGGAGGAGCAACCTGGACGTGTGGAAGCATTTAAAAGCCGTCATTCAGAAATTACAGTTACG AGAAGACTGGAGGAAGGTGGTCCTTGAAAAAATGGCGGGAAGAAAAGACTGGTGGCCGGTTCTTCACTTCACGAGCTTCCACGCCAGAAAAGACTCGGAGGAGAACCCAGAGCTGATGGAGGTGAAGGCATCACTCAGAGAAGTCCTCTGCCCGG ATATAACTCTGAAGTACTGTGCTGCAGGGTCGAGCAGCTGA
- the taf1a gene encoding TATA box-binding protein-associated factor RNA polymerase I subunit A isoform X2, protein MEDYNNIYERIKHSGVKHYLMISLEHSFHMLLNGHIEDAKRHLLAAESWRYGRESTDQYQKVKLIQAYRSLLDYIIWCDKKFTLSGGNFNDPVGNQEMENYFRQASVNLKDILKNPGVWDQFILSYVEMLEFYEDHDEALNVLNDYAYDNNFPPNPNAHVFLYQYLKRHNAPGTKLMKALKILCVSVPSHELMLEYGSLLLQSEKASHLPKALGVVLEMLDFACWRSNLDVWKHLKAVIQKLQLREDWRKVVLEKMAGRKDWWPVLHFTSFHARKDSEENPELMEVKASLREVLCPDITLKYCAAGSSS, encoded by the exons ATGGAGGATTACAACAACATCTATGAACGAATAAAACACTCAGGAGTAAAACATTACCTGATG ATCAGTCTGGAACATTCCTTCCACATGCTGCTCAACGGCCACATTGAAGATGCAAAGCGTCACCTGTTGGCTGCTGAAAGCTGGAGGTATGGGAGAGAGTCAACGGACCAGTACCAGAAGGTGAAGCTGATCCAGGCCTACAGGAGCCTGCTAGATTACATCATCTGGTGTGACAAGAAGTTCACACTCTCTGGCGGCA ACTTTAATGACCCTGTGGGCAACCAGGAGATGGAGAACTATTTCAGACAGGCTTCTGTGAATCTGAAGGATATTTTGAAAAATCCTGGAGTCTGGGATCAGTTCATACTGAGTTATGTTGAG ATGCTGGAGTTCTATGAGGATCACGATGAGGCTCTGAATGTCCTGAACGACTACGCATATGACAACAACTTTCCTCCTAATCCCAATGCACACGTCTTTCTGTACCAGTACCTAAAGCGACACAATGCTCCGGGGACCAAACTGATGAAAGCGTTGAAG ATCCTCTGTGTATCAGTCCCCAGCCATGAGTTGATGTTGGAGTATGGCTCTCTCCTGCTTCAGTCAG AGAAAGCCAGTCATTTGCCCAAAGCTTTAGGAGTCGTTCTGGAAATGCTGGATTTCGCCTGCTGGAGGAGCAACCTGGACGTGTGGAAGCATTTAAAAGCCGTCATTCAGAAATTACAGTTACG AGAAGACTGGAGGAAGGTGGTCCTTGAAAAAATGGCGGGAAGAAAAGACTGGTGGCCGGTTCTTCACTTCACGAGCTTCCACGCCAGAAAAGACTCGGAGGAGAACCCAGAGCTGATGGAGGTGAAGGCATCACTCAGAGAAGTCCTCTGCCCGG ATATAACTCTGAAGTACTGTGCTGCAGGGTCGAGCAGCTGA